A genomic segment from Triticum dicoccoides isolate Atlit2015 ecotype Zavitan chromosome 1A, WEW_v2.0, whole genome shotgun sequence encodes:
- the LOC119338485 gene encoding chaperone protein DnaJ-like, with translation MGKRKDHYEILGVPKAATAGDINEAYHKRSALKWKEAERGFQRLTTAHKVLSDPLRRPLYDKHLRAEEKLMGKAPPPAASTGVALERVVRTGRKGAALGREVAVAGTGGRQNADRTGGGAKRGLRSSTGKASGNGKRSRCLTDGATDATGAHASTTSFSTGRSTFEMSVKYTNEYYNEENCSSFDGEPFCPTDHSTFKAAVKTMNEYYDEDENLGLCVYEEEGVQDDYGNHAGVGNDDTRVCDDLINGDDVEGGMPYAKYDDCGGGDHNYGDHGGAGNNDDTGVCDDYYDNAAGGFDNGYYDGDAGNGADDWW, from the exons ATGGGGAAGAGGAAGGACCACTACGAGATCCTGGGCGTGCCCAAGGCGGCCACCGCCGGCGACATCAACGAGGCGTACCACAAGCGGAGCGCGCTCAAGTGGAAGGAGGCGGAGCGGGGGTTCCAGCGCCTCACCACAGCCCACAAG GTTCTCAGTGACCCGCTGAGGCGCCCGCTCTACGACAAGCACCTGCGCGCCGAGGAGAAGCTCATGGGGaaggcgccgccgccggccgcatCCACGGGTGTGGCACTGGAAAGGGTGGTACGTACAGGCCGGAAGGGCGCAGCTTTGGGCAGGGAGGTTGCGGTTGCGGGCACCGGCGGCAGGCAAAATGCAGACCGGACGGGCGGAGGCGCCAAGCGTGGCCTTCGAAGCTCAACGGGGAAGGCCAGCGGGAACGGCAAGCGCTCGCGATGCCTAACGGACGGCGCGACAGATGCGACGGGAGCACACGCGTCGACTACGTCCTTTTCCACCGGCCGTAGCACCTTTGAGATG TCTGTGAAGTACACGAATGAGTACTACAATGAGGAGAATTGTTCATCCTTCGACGGCGAGCCATTCTGCCCCACCGACCATAGCACCTTCAAGGCG GCCGTGAAGACCATGAATGAGTACTACGATGAGGATGAGAACCTTGGGTTGTGCGTGTACGAGGAAGAAGGCGTGCAGGATGACTATGGCAACCATGCCGGGGTTGGCAATGATGATACCAGGGTTTGTGATGACCTCATCAACGGTGATGACGTGGAAGGGGGCATGCCGTATGCAAAATACGATGATTGCGGGGGTGGTGATCACAACTATGGCGACCATGGCGGGGCTGGCAATAatgatgataccggggtttgtGATGACTACTACGACAATGCTGCGGGGGGCTTTGACAATGGCTACTACGACGGTGATGCTGGGAATGGAGCTGATGACTGGTGGTAG